The DNA window ATGTTAAACACACGGATGTTCTAATACTGAGCCAGTTTGTGAGGTCTGATGGCTGTATGCTGCCGCGCCGCATAACCGGACTGTGCCGACGCCAACAGAAGAAAATTGGGAAGATGGTTTCTATGGCGCAGAAAGCAGGTTCGTAAAGTATCTATATTGACTGCTTAGAAGAGGAAGTTAGCTTGTTAAATTGATAAGAATAACATATTAGCCGTATCTTGCGCATAAGTGTTACTTAAATTTAGCATTGGTTCATAGATGGAAAGGCAATTTAGGAGCCAAAACAGTGACAACTTTACTGTCATATTAGTTCATCTTTATTACATACAATcgcgcctgtttcccagaggggtaggcagagatcacagaTTTCTATTTACTATGATCCTGATAAACCAATTTCGcgtcacacactttcataacgtttctcatacacgcaggttggtttcgagtacttctgacttGGCCTTTTTGCATTATTTCCATTATGTCTTTATTAATCTTAGTCAGAATTTGCCGAATATGGGGTCAAATACTTTAGTGACTCAAGAAGCTGAACTAAATTTTTATCACAAAGTTTTGTGATGGTGGCGTGTTATTTTTCATATTAAGACTTTTTCAATTACCTATACAAGTATATATTGCTTACCTGTTTTGAACATAATTATtccaaaaatgtatataaaagcTGTTGACACCTTAACTACAAGTGACCAATTTTAgtgtgcaattttttttttcccagGTCTGATGATAAACCTTACTCCCTCTTACTGCAAGAAAGATCCTACCAAGAGATTCGGGCACAAGAAGTTTAATACATACTTTGATGAAAGCACCATTTTCATGAAGAAAATACCGAAACCTGTGGATAGATTCAAACGATAATGCATTTCTAGTTAGTTAAATCAGTTGTATAATAAATATCTTTAGATTTTACATAACAACTTTTTTGTTTACCTCAACATCATACCTGTTATAATCTGTGTAGGAGTAGGAAATATAGCCTAGGAATGGACATGTGTTAGCTGATTTAAAtattaaggccggcaacagacagtcttaaatttcataatcttaaaaaatcataatcttatgaaatcagatcgagtgcacggattcccatacaatttcgcaactgtccacacagtcttattttttaagattatgatttttttcagattgatctgacagattgcgaataatttgaattttaagaatgtgtttggcaaggcagtcaatcttattttataagattatgattttttaagattatgaaaattaagactgtctgttgccggcctaacacATTTTTCTTTTGGTTCGTTAACAGGTTGCGGTGTGCATAAGCTCTATTAGAATGTGTGTGTGAAGAAAGGCTATATTTGTCAATCCATACAGCATCAGTCCAACTGTTACGCTTATCGTCGCGTTAAAATTAAGCGGTGTGCATACTGTGCAttggcattttcagaatttgggtccccccaattagcgtaagttgtgaacaaaaattaactctgtcagttttgtgacgacaattaagcataaaatctgtctaaaaatttacttttcttcacattctgaatgtagattatcgctttaaGTTTAAGTAATTAacacaaacaatatttttattgaaatttcatgcttaattatcgtcacaaaactgacagtgttAATTTTTGTTAGCAACTTACGctattggggggtcccaaattctgaaaatgcccgcaTAGGCCCTCAGGGTACCTAGACAAGTTGTTTGTTCGTCATAGTTGTCACTCTTTATCACTTACGTGGCAGAGCCGAAGCAGGATTGATTGTGACTTTGGCTGAGCAAGTCTTCAGCGAGGGGATATAGGAGAAATGTGTACagggaataataaaaaaatgaaataaagagAGCATCTGAGATAGTTTCTATTATTATTCGTTGTCCGCGATGATATTAAAACACCAGCAATTATTGCGTTATATGGTCGAgcttatacatataatacaacttcaaataaataaattacagcaGTTTCTTACAGAAAATAACACtgtattatgtaaaaaataattgcAAACAAAAATGCATTCATGCCTTAAGAAGTTTTAAATTTTGTTAACCTAATCGAAATATCTAATATAAAATTTgtttctataaaataaatactgccTAAAAAGTTAAATCTCTTTTGTGTA is part of the Leguminivora glycinivorella isolate SPB_JAAS2020 chromosome 10, LegGlyc_1.1, whole genome shotgun sequence genome and encodes:
- the LOC125230551 gene encoding 28S ribosomal protein S18a, mitochondrial, with product MAALVRAGFLSAKNAVLSTTVRSLSVTKALNIKEIHEKKEGAALVVEGVQAPSPRSELLVRAEKIKDLVPVVPADGKPPCYMCALGLDVKHTDVLILSQFVRSDGCMLPRRITGLCRRQQKKIGKMVSMAQKAGLMINLTPSYCKKDPTKRFGHKKFNTYFDESTIFMKKIPKPVDRFKR